Part of the Cryptococcus neoformans var. grubii H99 chromosome 2, complete sequence genome is shown below.
AGAGATCGGCTCAGCACCATTTTGTCAATGTAACCGACTACATGACGTTCTTCTGTTATCTATAGAAAGTGGATAGAGCTTCTTAGGGCCAAGATGGACGTTAATGTAGATATGGATAAATATCTTCTTACATATTGTAATTTTCTCGGTTTGACGAAGATACATAGTTCACAGTAAGTGAATATTTCAGGAACGCGCATTCCGCTTTTCCGTCCAGGAGTACAATGATCTATAAATAAGGTAGTATGGGTGCTATCTGGTCTGAATATGGCAAAGAAAACTGCGTTCTTACTTGATCAGAAGTTCGCACGTCCATTGGCTTGTTGATGGAGGTGATTAATGCAAACACTTACTCTACGTAGTCCCGAAACTCACTAGTTGCCATGCGAGCCGCTCTGAAACGACGGTCCGCGCTCCCCCTGTCACTGCCGCCATTTTTGGAAGCTCCAACATTCATTCCGAAAAAAAGTGGGGGGACGATCGGGCCATAGGGGTCTGAAGACTGCGAGCGAAAAGGTATTTGATTATGTGTTGAGTGAGGCGATGCAGTAAAACGTCCTGTTGAGCGATAAATTGGCGTCGACCCGTTCATTGTTGGTGCGCTCTAGCATCCATCACAGGTAAGAGCTGAGGAATAACGGCGTTCCCACTACTCACAAAAATCCGTTCAGGGTCAGATTGCTCTACTATTTTTTCGCCTGCTTGGGCAACCCCATTAAaaggcttcttcctctttatCTGACCAAAGAATGCTGATTAGCTGGCAATGAAATCATGCTTTTGATTCACTTTTTCAAGGTCACCTCGAAGACGTGAAAGCTCGCGATCTTTGCGATGTGACTCATTGATTATTCCTTGAACCTTACGGCGGTTGGCGTCTAGTTCGTTTTCGAGAGCTAAAAACAGTCAATGGAAGTAATGATAAAGACTATGTCATCAAGATCGCTTACAAACAATTTTCTTATTCGCAACTAATGCGCCATCAGCGCTCATTTGCGATATTTTTACCTACTCTGAAGATCCTCAAATGCTACATAAACATATCAGCGCGATCgatcttgaagaaggctcACCATTGTTAAGCTGCTTCTCTGTGCATACTTGGCGGTCTTGCGCATTTTTTAATATCAATGCTTGACATGCACTTTGGTAGTCTACATCAGCAAAGTTGGTTTCAATTATGTGGTTGCTTGCCTTTCTTGAGAAAGCTGGTATGTCCAGAAGCTAATAGCTCGAGCAGTAACCTcgaggatggtggaaggCGGTAAGCCGGCTAAAATGGACTAAAACTGGTTAATTGAAATCTGAGTAAACTCAGGTTTACTTGAACCAAATGCAATATAGAAATGCCGGAGTAAATTCAAGCTTACTTCAACCTTTGTTACTTCAACCTTTGAGGGCGGCACAGCAATAGAGAATTTCAAATTTACTAGTAGAGAAATATGTCCCAGAAACAAAGTCTATCCCGCTTCTGAGATTgcaaagaacaaaagaacAAACTTACGGCTTTATATTCGTTGGTCGGATTTAATGTTGTCATCTTGAGATGAGCACAAAGTCTATGCATTAGCAACGCACCACGATATCATCACTGTAATGCCGGGTGGGAGGTCCTCTGTCAGCAGTGATATGCGGCAGATCACAGTTGAACAATATACATACGGCTCCTGAAGAGACTGATTGCATGCCGGACAGGCAAGAGATGAAGCGAAGAGAGTTGTCGCGCAAGAGACTGAATGAACCCATTGACAGTTTAGAATACCGCCATGTCTCTTCTGAGACAGTACGCACTGCAAAAGATATCTTACAAGGTCAGTCAGATATGAGTGATAAAGCGACGCACGTGAACAAGTAGTCACCACAGCTTGCCCCTCCATAGATAGAAAACTTCTGCACTTGAGATTGTTGCACCGAAGTACATTATTGGATGATGTTGACATGATGATAGGGCGATGTAttgaaaagagaagaatcAGAGATGAATACAGGACTGGGGATAAGAAGatagaaggaagatggaaaaacATGATGACGGGGGCAACAAATCCAGTGCTCACCATCAACCATTATTACTACGTACTGCGCTACTACCTTCGAGTTCGGGTCCTGCTGGTAAAATGATGGTGCTCGggccccatcatcatctatcatctccaacatcCAATGTCCCATTAAATCCGTCACACTCAAGAGGCAAATACTGTCCTTCCTTCCGGATTGAAGTTCAATACTGCCCAGGCCCTATATCAAACAAAAACATTATATGACAAATAATAGCTGCTGCTATTTAATTGCATAATGTCGTTGATATAGTGATATGACCACATACATGTCATACATAACTAGTACTCAGGGAGGATCACCATGGGCCACAACTTATCCCCAAACGAAATAAGTATTTACACACTTTCAGTTACCTGACCAAATACCCCAATTTGGGTAAAGCAATTCTAGATACGGAAGAATTTGTTGAGGATCTGAGAGAATCGATAGATGCCATCTCTAATCTCTTCATAGGAGGCCACCGAGAATGCCAAACGATAGTAACCATACCCCTTTCCACCTATAGCGTGTTCTCCTCCGGCATCAAATCCCCAGCCAGGAGCGAAGAGCACCTACAATGTAATGTTGGTCAATAGAAGATGATCAAAGCAACTGCAACATACCAGATTATCTGCCAAAGCCTTCCAGAGTTTGTTGGTAAGGATGAGAGTGGCGTCCTCGCCACTGCGAAGCAAGTCATGGTAGTCTGGGTGTTCACTAAAGTGAATTCCGAGGAACACAAACATGCCCGCTAAACAGCATGTCAATTCGGTAACATGGATTCAACTGAGATGCCTTACCAGTAGGGGGAATGAATGTTATCAGCGCAGGCCCATGTAGACCACGTTTCTCGTCCCACAATGATCTGCATTGCTTTGAATAACAAGTGATAGTCCTTGAACGCTCGGGGAACAGGTCATTGCCACTGTCAAACTCGAGATGAAAGATATCTTGAAAGGTGTCACAAAGCCATGTTTTGCGCATGTTGTAAGTAGCCTTAATGCCTCGAAGCCAGCGAATGTAGCCGTCAAACCCCCATTGTTGGACCATCTTCGTTGTCAATGCTGTAGCAAATCCACTCGGAGCCTGGGTGGACGCTTCCGTGGCCCGGGTCAGACGTTCAACGAAAATGGGCGACGTTGTGATCCAGCCCAATCTAGAGCCCGGTGCCGATGTCTTGGAGAAAGTCTACATTTTTGTTAGCGAGGGTCTAAATGACTTGCACTCACATCCATGCGAATAACCCGGCCATCAGTATCGAAAGCAAGGAAACTTGGGGGTAAGGCATCCAGAAAAGCTTGATTACCATCAGGtccatcttttttctcAGCCTTTAGCCTTCGTTGAGCAAGGATCGACTTCTCAGACTCTACACCTTTAGGAATCCATTCCCCGGTATACTGTGGTTGCCATCATGGATCAGTAGAGAGTTCTCATGAGTAAATACACCACTTACCAAGCAGTAATAAGGCTCATCCTCGCATATAATGATGTCTGGAATTTGATCAGTTAACATGCGAGAGCCCTTGGTGAAGACATACCATATTTCTGACACACATCGTATATCGCCTTTTTGCGCCCAGCCATCATAGTTGCGCCGGTAGGGTTTTGCCCGGTCGGAATGGTATAGAGAACTCGTGGTCGTTTTTTGCCCCGTTCGCTTTcattccatccttccaatACGCTTTCAAGATGCTCGGGTAGGAGCCCTTGTCCATCCATTTTAATAGGGACTCTTTCACACTCGTAGGGCGTAAAAGTATTCTCGGCGCCAGGATAAGTCCATTCCTCAACTAAGATGGCATCTCCTACTTCTAACAGCATCCCGCAAATTTTGGACCAACCGTCAGTGGCACCAATGTTGATCAGAACATCCCAATCCGAGTACGCTGGCTTGTAGACTTTGGCCACATATTGGCgcaagaaaagaggaagtgcAGGAGGCCCAGTCGCGGACTGATACTGCAAAGATGTGGACAGCTGGATAGCTGCAGGATCACCAGGATTCGGTCCGTACTTTGGAATCGTGAAGGAGACCGTGTTTGATTGACTctgtgaagaggaaaacAACCAGGAAATCAACGACTTCTTCGGTTTCTCGGGCACACGAGGAGGATCAAGGGGAAAGGCGTCATAAGTCAGGATGGAGGCCGATACTGTTTCGAATGGGAAGACTTCAGGGTGAGGAACACCTATACAGTCGTGTCAATACATTGAGAGTCGTGTGTAACAGTCTCTGCAATGAGGTGCGACAAAATACGACTCACCCCCCGCCATCGTTATCTAATAATGCGCAATAAGCAGATCAGAGTGAGTAACTAAGGGATCAACGCATTCCCGTTCACTCACCATTCCTGGGACTGTCATATATTTGTAAAGCTCCTTCAAAGCACTAGGCTCCCGATGTCTTGTCATGCGATTGAGATGCCGAGTCATATCTTGGGCTTTAGGCAGACCACCGACGACCGGCGACTGTGTCTGCGACGGGATGGCGAAGGCCGCATCCATGTTGAATGTTGGTTTGATGTTGTGGGATATGGGGGGGAGACACGAATCCTGAGTTGCacaaaagagaagagaagagaagaatatgcgtgggaaggggaaatTGAAATGGTAGGGGAACACACCAGCTGTAATAAGAATTATGTATTAAGTGCACCACATGGCTCCAACGCAAACGCATGGTGGCGACGGATTTTACCGTAATAAACCGCTTATCAATACATAACCCTCCACctgctcctcttttccatcgGAGTTGACCGACACGGATTTGACCGAAAAACAATGCAACAAGCAACAAGCACAAGGCAAGCACTCTTCAGTGAACGAGAGTTCTGATAAGTCATACTCGTTTGTGTCCATGGAGCTTTATACGGTATGGTAACCACTTTGCGATGCATCTACAAAATAATACTTCGATTGATAGCCAAACTTTTCCACAAAGTTTAGCCTCTCATATTATAACAAGGTACTATAAGGATGCTCCTACATAAAAATCTATTCAAAATAGCAAAGGAACCTTCTTCCATGTTGCTTTGTCGATCTATAAGCGCTAGCTTACATGGCTATAGTTTGCACCATACCAGCACAGACCTCCCTAATTTGAAGCTGAACAAAAAGCAAGGAGCCGCCCGACGATTCACAATCGACAGCTGCTCACTCCACCAGTGAGCTGCTGTATATCTCTTCCGTCGCCCTACAGCCAAGGGGATCGTCTCCAGGTTGTTTCCGAGCATTAAAGTCTCCACATATACTCGTTATTGCCGGGGCCCGCTGGGCTGCCATAAACACCTGAGCCTTGTGCCCCCATGGGCATTTGGTGAAGACTCTGGCGTAAACTTGATGGCCCGGGCCCGGGCCCGGATCTCAGATAAGTTCCCGTAGGAGACATAGCCTGCACTGCTCTATTATGTACAAGGGGAGCCGCCGGCATAGCTTGAGGCATGGGGGAAAATGAAGAATAGGAgtgatgttgttgaggttgaggggTTGCTGGATTTAAATAGGGCGAGTGTGTGCGACCAGGAACATTATAAGTTACTACTGGACTTAGACTGTGCGGCGACGATATGGGAAGAATATGGGGGGGCGGAGCATTGAATTGcggtgatggaggaggaggcatgGTATTTGTCTTCACCAATGACGGAGTGTTATGAGGAAGCGAGCCGTTGGAAATGTTATTGACACCATTTCTTGCAAGGGTCGATCGAAGCTGGATTGTTGTGTTATCGTGTAGCGCATGTGGACGTCGAGGATCAAGAGTGCCCCGGATAGATGGCGAAGGAGTAGACAAGATACGCCGGCCAAGTATATGAGACCATCCGGGCCTCGTAAGCAAGGCAGGTAATAACTGGGCTGGAGACAGGACTTGAGTAagctgagaaagagaggataGAAGTTCTCGTGCTGAATTTGCATTAGCAAGGAGGTACAGGGATCACAGAAGGACGCAATTCGATAAGAAACGGTAGCCCACTCACCCAAAACCTGCTCTCTTTGAGTCGCACTTTTTATCCCTTTCCTTAATCTTATCTCCTGCCATACTTGTAACTCTTCGATCAACCGACCGTTCTCGACTAGGGCCTCATCCACTGTGGAATGGGGCGCTCTTTGCTGAATGCTCTCCTTTAAACACTCCTCtgagccttcttcttccaacgTCTGATCCATCGCAAGAGCCCTCTGTGTCCATTCTCGATGTCTGGCGCGTTCATGCATCGCTTCGACAGTGAAGTAGTAGCCCTGCCCAGCTGTTGTCCCTGATGAATCATATGCAGGACCGAATGTCGGAGTAAATGTCGAAAAACCAACGTTCGGTATACCGACTATAGGTGAGCAAAAGTCTAGCCGCCAACGACTCACCTCCACGAGCTATACTGCCAAAACCTCCTCCagtttttcttcttctgagcTCCTTCCATCTGTTCATTTTCAAGCTGGCGCGCCGTATGACAGATTCTCCTAAAAGGGGAACATCACGATTCTTCTCAGACAGAATAGAGTTCAAGGTTATTGGGGTCGCGTTACCTGTCATTGATAAGTGAAACTCGCACAAACGTAGACTCACCTAATTTGGACTGCATGGTCATCTTTTCTAATGTGCTGACATTTTGTTCCCCAGACACGCCCGGTTTGGCAGTTTCGTTGTGGTCAACCGATCCTGTGAACCATTCGCCGCCCCCCTGCGATGTCTTTTGCACTAGCGCCCATCGCTCTGCCCGGAAATGGCTACTTTGGTTTTTGGCAGGTTGAACGTCCAACAATAGACCGTAAAGAGCCGCGCAGAAATTGTAAATCTTATGAGGTGGGTAGTgtgagggaaggggagggggagcaATATTGAAAGAGGCCCTGGGAGGTATTGGATTGGGGTAGCGGACAGGGAATAAGAGATTTTCGGAAAACACATGAATGATATCCTGGCCCATCAGCCAGGATTGTTGCGGTGCAGACTTACCACGAGCTCCTCCCATGTCAGCGATGGTTGGCGCAGGATATATTGCAGTGtattttcctcctcctcaacaaaATCGGGGGGCAGCCACAGCGTGAGGGCCTTTTCCAGGGGTTCTGGCAAGTCCAAGGCCATTCTGACTTATCAGCTTTTGAGGACAGGAGGGGAACTCACTGTGATATGATATCCATCAACGCCTCCCGGACCTCAAGGCTCAGTACGTTTGGCTCGGAAGACGTAGGCGGGGAGGACGGGCCGAGGGGCGAGGAGGGGCCAGCTTCGTCGCGCTCCTCGTCTGCGCCGGCGGCCTCGGAGACTACGCGTGGACGTTTCTGGTCAGGGGAGGGCCGTCTGGGCGGGTCGTGGGACGGGCGCTTGCGTTTGTTCATGGGGGCTTCGGCTGCGGCGGCCAGCGGGCTCGGCGGCGGGGCTTCCTGCGTGGACCTTGTCGCTCGGGCGGGCATGTCGGATGCCATATGCAAGCACTCTGTACGCTGTGGCCTTAACTACCAGTCTTACTTGCCGCTTATTTACCACTCGCCATAACAACAACCGCCGGGCGGCATTTCGCGACAATCTCCGGCGTGGCACACGGCCCCTCGCCCAGAACCAGACCGCACACCACCTTCAATTTACTTTGTCCATATTTTCGATCTCCCGCATATACTCACCAAATGTCCGCGACAAAAGGAAACGTACGTCCCGGTCGGGCGCCTCAGCACCGCGGTACACTCTCTGACCCTATTTCCCTCAGACCGCTCTCGCACTCACCCGTGTCTGGCACCACACTTCCGCCCAAAACAGAGTACTCGGAACCCTTGCAAGCCGCATAGCATGGGTGCTCATGGGCAAGCACAAACCAACATATGACCCCGCAGGTATGGCATGGCGTCGCATCTTTTTGCTGGCTGTTTGGCTGATACTTTTTGCGTAGTGGACGCAGGAGATTATGTTATTGTCTCAGATGCTTTGCAAGTGCGATTGA
Proteins encoded:
- a CDS encoding E3 ubiquitin-protein ligase CCNP1IP1, yielding MSTSSNNVLRCNNLKCRSFLSMEGQAVVTTCSHIFCISCATTLFASSLACPACNQSLQEPDDIVMTTLNPTNEYKASILAGLPPSTILEVTARAISFWTYQLSQESACQALILKNAQDRQVCTEKQLNNAFEDLQIANKKIVSLENELDANRRKVQGIINESHRKDRELSRLRGDLEKIKRKKPFNGVAQAGEKIVEQSDPERIFSAPTMNGSTPIYRSTGRFTASPHSTHNQIPFRSQSSDPYGPIVPPLFFGMNVGASKNGGSDRGSADRRFRAARMATTNGRANF
- a CDS encoding aromatic amino acid aminotransferase I, which produces MDAAFAIPSQTQSPVVGGLPKAQDMTRHLNRMTRHREPSALKELYKYMTVPGMITMAGGVPHPEVFPFETVSASILTYDAFPLDPPRVPEKPKKSLISWLFSSSQSQSNTVSFTIPKYGPNPGDPAAIQLSTSLQYQSATGPPALPLFLRQYVAKVYKPAYSDWDVLINIGATDGWSKICGMLLEVGDAILVEEWTYPGAENTFTPYECERVPIKMDGQGLLPEHLESVLEGWNESERGKKRPRVLYTIPTGQNPTGATMMAGRKKAIYDVCQKYDIIICEDEPYYCLYTGEWIPKGVESEKSILAQRRLKAEKKDGPDGNQAFLDALPPSFLAFDTDGRVIRMDTFSKTSAPGSRLGWITTSPIFVERLTRATEASTQAPSGFATALTTKMVQQWGFDGYIRWLRGIKATYNMRKTWLCDTFQDIFHLEFDSGNDLFPERSRTITCYSKQCRSLWDEKRGLHGPALITFIPPTAGMFVFLGIHFSEHPDYHDLLRSGEDATLILTNKLWKALADNLVLFAPGWGFDAGGEHAIGGKGYGYYRLAFSVASYEEIRDGIYRFSQILNKFFRI